The stretch of DNA GGCCCGAGCCGGCCACGGATGAACCTTGCATGGCGGTTCAACGCCTTGATGACGATGCTGTGGTCTGAAACGCCGAGCGGCGTCACATAGGCGGTAGCGATCTTGAGGTCCGTCGACATGCGCACTTCCGAGATCGAGATCACGGTCGCCTCGATGATTTCGTCACGCACTTCGCCGCGCTGCAGCACCTGGGTGAGAGCGGCGCGAACCTGTTCGCCAATGCGCAGCATGCGCTGCGAAGGCGCGGAAGAAGTTGGTCTGGTCATTGTTATCTCTATTTGCCGATGCGGCTGGGAATCGAACCCGTCAAAGGAGAGCGTCCATGACTCTTTTGGTCCAAAAGGTCAAGTCAGCAGATGCCCGAAAGCCATCCGCCGGCTGGCGGATGGCTTTCGGAAAAGTTCAGGCGCAGCAGCTTAGAGCGTGCGCGTGATATGCTCGACGCGGAAGCACTCGATGACGTCGCCGGCGCGCATGTCCTCGTAGTTTTCGAAGGCCATGCCGCATTCCTGACCCATCGGCACTTCGGACACTTCGTCCTTGAAGCGCTTGAGCGTCTTGAGCTTGCCTTCGTGAACGACGACGTCGTTGCGGATGAGGCGGACGCCCGCACCACGTTCGACCTTGCCTTCGACGACACGGCAGCCTGCGACCTTGCCGACCTTGGTGATGTTGAACACCTC from Rhizobium leguminosarum bv. trifolii WSM1325 encodes:
- a CDS encoding ribosome-binding factor A (TIGRFAM: ribosome-binding factor A~PFAM: ribosome-binding factor A~KEGG: rec:RHECIAT_CH0000152 ribosome binding factor A, rRNA processing protein), with the protein product MTRPTSSAPSQRMLRIGEQVRAALTQVLQRGEVRDEIIEATVISISEVRMSTDLKIATAYVTPLGVSDHSIVIKALNRHARFIRGRLGPQLRQMKYMPEVRFRDDTSFDNYKKIDELLRSPEVSRDLDGDNDEQ